TCTCGTCGCCGGCGCCGTAGCGTTCCCGGGCCGCCTCGACGGTCAGGGCGGCGAAGTCGGCGAACAGCGCGTCCTGCCGCAGCCCGCCGCCGGTCAGCGTGTCGTACCAGATCCGGCCGGCCTTCTCCCAGGCGTAGCCACCCAGGGCGGTGGCGGCCAGGTAGAAGGCGTGGTTCGGGATGCCGGAGTTGATGTGCACGCCGCCGTTGTCGCGGCCGGTGCGCACGTAGTCCTCCATGGTCGCCGGCTGCGGGTCCCTGCCGAGGACGTCGTCGTCGTACGCCGTGCCCGGCGCCTTCATCGAGCGCAGCGCGCTCCCGGTGACGCGCGGGGCGAGCAGCCCGGCGCCGATCAGCCAGTCGGCCTCGGCGGCGGTCTGCCGCAGCGCGTACTGCTTGATCAGCGAGCCGAAGACGTCGGAGAGCGACTCGTTCAGCGCGCCCGGCTGGCCGAAGTAGGTGAGGTTGGCGGTGTGCTGGGTGACGCCGTGGGTCAGCTCGTGCCCGATGACGTCGACGGGGATGGTGAAGTCCAGGAAGATCTCGCCGTCGCCGTCGCCGAAGACCATCCGCTCGCCGTCCCAGAAGGCGTTGTCGTAGTCCTCGCCGAAGTGCACGGTGGCGTCCAGCGGCAGCCCGCGGTCGTCGATGGAGTGCCGGCCGTACGCCTTCAGGTACAGCTCGAAGGTGGCCCCGAGGCCCGCGTAGGCGCGGTTGACGGAGGCGTCCGGACCCGGCTCGGAGCCCTCCTCGCGGACCTCGGCGCCGGGAAGGTCCCGGGTGTGCCGGGCGTCGTAGACGGTGCGGTGCGGCCGGTCGGCGGCGGCGTCCGCGGGCGGGGCGGCCGTGGGCGCCCCGATCACCGTGGTCAGGCGGCGGCGGGTGCGCTGGAGGGCGTCGTGCTCCAGGGAGCGGCGGGCGGGGCCGGAGAGCGCGGGGTCCTCGTTGCGGGCGAGCCGGTCGAGGACGTGCGGTGGCACGATCGTGCAGAAGACGGGCTGGAAGCCCCCGTTGGTGGTCATACCGGGCACCTTCGCACTGCGTGAC
This is a stretch of genomic DNA from Streptomyces sp. TG1A-8. It encodes these proteins:
- a CDS encoding M4 family metallopeptidase is translated as MTTNGGFQPVFCTIVPPHVLDRLARNEDPALSGPARRSLEHDALQRTRRRLTTVIGAPTAAPPADAAADRPHRTVYDARHTRDLPGAEVREEGSEPGPDASVNRAYAGLGATFELYLKAYGRHSIDDRGLPLDATVHFGEDYDNAFWDGERMVFGDGDGEIFLDFTIPVDVIGHELTHGVTQHTANLTYFGQPGALNESLSDVFGSLIKQYALRQTAAEADWLIGAGLLAPRVTGSALRSMKAPGTAYDDDVLGRDPQPATMEDYVRTGRDNGGVHINSGIPNHAFYLAATALGGYAWEKAGRIWYDTLTGGGLRQDALFADFAALTVEAARERYGAGDETRAVQKAWEEVGVRTP